CTTCCATGTATGTCCTTGGGTGCTCACCTGTCCTGTCAAATAAAGCACCCAGAGTGTCAGAGAAAGAACCTAGAGGTCATGGTGTCTGTCGATGAAACTAAAATTTAGTCTCAACTCTTGTTTTTCATGTTGGTGGTGgcctgaattttttttttttttcatttgtgcatgttttgaatttatttttgtatgacaTGATCATCACAAAAGATAACTACAAGTGGCACTCAGAATGATTCTTTAAGTGGCCAAATGCTGAGATATACAACCAGGTAGCCTATTTGGATCATGCTGTGTTGGCAGTTGTCCTAGATGCCATGCACATTGCCAGTATTTGGATTTTAGGCCTTCTGGCTTCcctaaaagcaaataaatttaGTTGAGTCTGTGCTCTTATCTTAGACAAGGCTTTTGTGTTGAATCAAATTAGACTTGATAATTCATTAACCCTTTTTCAGATTATAGTTACAGTTCTCCAGGTTGTTTGTTGTGTATACTACTTACATTGGACATATTGTCTACAGTAAATATTAAGAAAGTGTATACTAAAAGCAGTGCCTATAGATCATTTGTCatatttctatattttgaaTGACTTTTCTCTTGTATAGCTTTGACGTCAGTCTGACTTGTAGCTGCAGTACAGAGAAGAAGGATGAGGAAGAACTCACAGATGTGGCCTTGAAACTTAGTGCCAGATTTTCTGAACGGCAGTTCTTACGTAATGCAAGGGTCTCTGGGAAATGGAGTGAAGAGGAGGCTGCAATTCCATACTTCCCCTTTATTCAGGATCAACCATTTAGGGTAATTAACAGATCTTACTTTGCCACATTTTCAAGGCAAAATTCTTGAAAACGTATTATGATTTCCATTTCAAATGGTCTTTAGGCTTAAAGGTAGAATAGAAAAGTCAAAGTTATCAAGAAATTCAATATTGTCAGTTAAAAAAGTAAAGGTTTTATGTATGCAAAAACATCTCAAAAGTATGGGATCGAGCATTATTTATTTGAGAATGAGCAAGATTATTTATTGGCATGATTAAGTGAAATCATCACAAAGATTTAAATAAAGCTCTGAAAGCTTTTTGGAGGTGCAAGCtagaaacaaactaaaaatatgCTGTCTGACTATACAATACTGTCTTACCAAATAGCTTTATGTGGATTTAGATGGTTATGTTAACCCCAGCACCATGCTATTGCCAGGTTCTAAAGTCATGGAATGTTTTTCTTGCCACCTAATCCTTAGAGACCATATTAGTTTGTTTATTCTGCCTTTAAGGatattttttgctatttttaatcACAGATCTCATTAATATCGTTTCCCATAAGTTATAAGCACATATAGCACAACTTCATTGAGAGCTTTGGTATTGAGGGACTTACTGCTCTTCTGTAACTCTTCACTGGGCTTTTCGCTTTTAATAATGATGAAACAAGCACGAGACCACCATTGTTAGTTGTCACATGCATTTGAATTCATTATATATACAATAATGTTAAAAACCTATCTTAATGAAACAGTCGTTTAAGCTtcaaaaacccagaaaaaatgttctttttgaaAAAGGAAACCTAAGAATATTCATGTGTGTCCTTTTATGTTATTTAGAACATTTTTTGAATAAGGGTTATTTCGCATTTCATTTTTGGGACTATTTGCAATTACTGCCCTGTATCTCAACTATTGTAACCTAGGTTACCTAATGCACTAGATTTTGGTATACATCCTGAGTAATTTGCATTGTTTGTGACTTTGTTTTTCAGTATAATACATGAAGGCACACATAACCATACTGCAAGTTTCATATTTGCTATGCACAGATATAAATAAAGGGAAACAATGGTTTCAATAGGATCTGGATTGTAAATCAGTGAACCTGTCATTTAATGGCTATTGATGAGGGACTACACCAATACATGCAGCATGAGACTTATCTTGTATTTGAAAAATCCTCTTTAAACAAAGTGATGTAATAATGCAAATGTTATGATCACTGAAGttgaaaagacaaaagaggGGGCAAAATTGAGCCGTGTAGGCCGGTGAGCTGGACAGCAGCTAAAGGTAAAGATAGCTGAGATAATGAGGTTGGTGAATGGAGCTGGAGGAAACAGATCACTCCATTTCCAGATCAATCAGTGATCCAGTACAAAGCTGAGATAAGCATGCAAAACCAATCAAGCTTCCTTTTAGCATTCTGCCAACAATATGTGACTCAGTGACTAAAACATTTgttgtctttctccctctctagttctctccctctaactctctctttctcattgcATGTTCTTTCTGTATTTTGATTCTTATTCAGATTGAGATCCATTGTGAACACCAGCGTTTTAGAATCTTTGTGGATGGACATCAGTTGTTTGACTTTTATCACAAAGTGAAGTCTTTGCTGACCATTGATATGATCAGAATAGTTGGAAGTCTACATATCACCAAGCTTGGCTAAACCAGCATACTTCTGCATGTTCCTGAGAGGACTTCTCACAGGTGACCGAGCCCACCTGTGTCTTGTAATGCTCTGACAGTGAAAGTCTCCATGCCTTTGCTCTTACAAAGACATCACTACCACTTATACTTCGTCATCCTGTTCTTTCTTTGTCCTTATCCCCTTTTTACGGCTTCACATTTCTGAAATAACAGGCGAACGATTGCAGTGTCAGCAAAGTATTGTTTTGGATGTCCTTCACACTGTAGCTTTTTTATGTAGATTATTTTTCAGGGACCTTTGTGTAATTATAAGCACTCCAAGGTACAGGAGTGCCAGGAGAATCTCACTGCTACAAAAGGTACCATCTATGCATGGCACTGGGTAGAGCTGGTTTCAGAATGGTAAAAACATTTAGGAAATCAAACATAGAAGGAACATTAGCAGAAAGCAGAAAGcataaaagaaaagcaaacttTCTCAATTACCTGTGGATGGCTAGAGTCATGGAGCATACTGAGCATTGCCATTCCACACATATTACATCTCTCAGTGATTTAGGCCTATCTAGGGTTAATAACCTAGATTTAGAGACAATGAGAATTAATGTTGTAAGCCCTATGTCACATTGAAGCATCTATGATTAACCTTATACTAGGTAAATATACCAGGTTCTCTGGGCAACTGCTGTTCATTGCAACTGCTAGTCTTTTTCTGGGGATAAAAACCTTGCACTGATTTAATGTAGAATGTAGTACATTGAGGGCTTTTTAATTAAGCTATGTGGTTGATTACCATGACTAGAAATGAAGACTCACATTATGAAGTTAGTAAGATTGTACAAGCCAttgaaaacaataataaaatgtctaTGACAAGCTAATTTCTAGCATTAGTACAAGAAATACATTCTAAagaagtttttttaaaaaaaatccttgttaaattttattg
This region of Electrophorus electricus isolate fEleEle1 chromosome 11, fEleEle1.pri, whole genome shotgun sequence genomic DNA includes:
- the lgalslb gene encoding lectin, galactoside-binding-like b isoform X1 — its product is MAEPTMEKDAKVILHLLNRAFSLSWMKPKNTEDDHLNNSIGDAGLISPDKEDISRILTVPFKGRIRGGMRPGKKIIVMGIVDSEPDSFDVSLTCSCSTEKKDEEELTDVALKLSARFSERQFLRNARVSGKWSEEEAAIPYFPFIQDQPFRIEIHCEHQRFRIFVDGHQLFDFYHKVKSLLTIDMIRIVGSLHITKLG
- the lgalslb gene encoding lectin, galactoside-binding-like b isoform X3, whose product is MAEPTMEKDAKNTEDDHLNNSIGDAGLISPDKEDISRILTVPFKGRIRGGMRPGKKIIVMGIVDSEPDSFDVSLTCSCSTEKKDEEELTDVALKLSARFSERQFLRNARVSGKWSEEEAAIPYFPFIQDQPFRIEIHCEHQRFRIFVDGHQLFDFYHKVKSLLTIDMIRIVGSLHITKLG
- the lgalslb gene encoding lectin, galactoside-binding-like b isoform X2, yielding MAEPTMEKDAKNTEDDHLNNSIGDAGLISPDKEDISRILILISQTVPFKGRIRGGMRPGKKIIVMGIVDSEPDSFDVSLTCSCSTEKKDEEELTDVALKLSARFSERQFLRNARVSGKWSEEEAAIPYFPFIQDQPFRIEIHCEHQRFRIFVDGHQLFDFYHKVKSLLTIDMIRIVGSLHITKLG